In Candidatus Tanganyikabacteria bacterium, the genomic stretch GGAAGAAGAATGCGCTTGCGGCCGCCAGTAGCGCCGCGGCCAGGTACCGGCTTCCCACGGCGCGATGATAGCAGAGCGTGCCGCGGGAAGCTGTGGGATCGGAACCCCGCATCCGGGATGAGGCGTCTGAAAAGGGAAGAATGATTCCAGTGAGCCCTCGCCTAGTCCGCCGCCTCCGCCTGGCTCCCCTGGCAGGCGTGGCCGCGGCGTTCCTCCTGGGGGCTTGCCAGCTGCCGGTGGCCCTGGGTGGTTTCGGGGTGCTGGCCGGCCTGGGGGGCCCCGACGCGCCGGCCGACGGCAGCGGCAAGCCCGACCCGGCGGCGTCTGGCGGCCCGAGCGGTCCGGTGGGCAGCCCGAACATCCCGGTCGAGACGACCGGCGGCGGCCTGGTGAAGGGCGGCGCCACGCTCGGCGGGAAGGTGCGGCTCGACGGCCGCGGCACCGCCGAAGGCGTCAAGGTGCACCTTCAGGGCGACGGCGGCCACTCGGCCACCATCCTCACCGACACGACGGGCGTCTTCCGCTTCGAGAACATCGCGGCCGGCCAGTATCAGCTCAAGATCACGAAGGACGGCTACACGAGCATCGACCGGCCGGGCGTCGCGGTCCCGTCGGACCCGCTGGACTTCACGCTCGTCTCCCCGATCCTGCGGGTGGATCTCAAGGCGGCGGGCGACACCATCTATCCCCCGCCGCCGGCCGACAAGTTCAACCTCACGTCGCAACCTCCCAGGCTGCAGGTGACGGCCACGATCGTGCGGTCAAACGGCGACAGCATCGCGGGGACGCGCGACAACCTGGCGTTCTCGGTCGAGCCGGCAGACCAGGCGGTGCTGGGAGCCGATCTGGTCCTCGCGACCACCGACAGGGCGGTGCCGGGCTCGGTGACGATCACCGCGAAGACCGTCGACGGGGCCATCGAACGGAAGCTGACCGTCCCCGTCGGCGATCCGAAGGCCCACGCCGGCATCACCGTCGTTTCGCTGCGAGGCGCGCGGTGAAGCGCGCCTGGGCTTTCCCGGGCGCCGCGGCAGCCTGCCTGCTGGTCGCCTGCGTGGCGCCCGCGATTCGCCCCGGCACACCGCGGGTGCCGGCGGTGGGCCTGCCGAGGCCCGCCGAACCCGCGCCGCACGCGGCCGAACCCGCTCCCATCGCGGCCGAGGTACGCCCTTCGGACGGGCAAGCCGACGCCGCGCAACTGGTCATCACCGTCCGCTGGCCGCCGCGCGAGCGGGCGGTGGCGTCCATCCCGCCGGGAACCGAGCGCGTCGCCTTCACCCTGATCGGCAACGGATCCGCCGGCGTCACCATCCCGCAGATCGAGCGGCCGCCCAACGGCTCGGTCTCCTCGAAGACCGTCGTCGTCGAGGTCCCCTGGCGCCAGGATCTCGATCTGCGCCTGCGCGCCACCGCCTGGGGCACCGCACAGATAGTCGCGCAGAGCCTCTGGACGCCGCTGACGCTCAAGCGCAATGCCCGCGTCGACGCGCAGATCGAGCTATTCCCCGCCACCGGCACCGAATCGGCCAGCGCCCGCTTCCTGTTCCCGCTCGTCACCGGCGTGTTTCCCGAGCGCGGCTACCCGAGCTCGGAAATCGTCATTTCCGGCCGCAACTTCGGCTACGGCAAGGGGCCCGGGAGCTGGGTGGCCTTCGGCGGGGCCATCGCCGGCGAACCCGCCCTGTGGACCGACACCGGCCAGACCGCCACGATCAGGATCGCCGTCCCCCCGGCGGCCACCTCGGGCCCGGTGGTGGTCCGCCTGGGCGAGGATTCGGCGACCATGTCGTCCTCCTGGCAGCCGACGCCGTCGCCAGGCGATCCCTGGAGCGGGCGCTTCACCGTTCTCGGGCCCGA encodes the following:
- a CDS encoding carboxypeptidase regulatory-like domain-containing protein; amino-acid sequence: MSPRLVRRLRLAPLAGVAAAFLLGACQLPVALGGFGVLAGLGGPDAPADGSGKPDPAASGGPSGPVGSPNIPVETTGGGLVKGGATLGGKVRLDGRGTAEGVKVHLQGDGGHSATILTDTTGVFRFENIAAGQYQLKITKDGYTSIDRPGVAVPSDPLDFTLVSPILRVDLKAAGDTIYPPPPADKFNLTSQPPRLQVTATIVRSNGDSIAGTRDNLAFSVEPADQAVLGADLVLATTDRAVPGSVTITAKTVDGAIERKLTVPVGDPKAHAGITVVSLRGAR